The following proteins are co-located in the Gorilla gorilla gorilla isolate KB3781 chromosome 7, NHGRI_mGorGor1-v2.1_pri, whole genome shotgun sequence genome:
- the TDRP gene encoding testis development-related protein isoform X2 codes for MDPQPPTIITPHRVVQGASFRGWKEVTSLFNKDDEQHLLERCKSPKSKGTNLRLKEELKAEKKSGFWDNLVLKQNIQSKKPDEIEGWEPPKLALEDISADPEDTVGGHPSWSGWEDDAKGSTKYTSLASSANSSRWSLRSAGRLVSIRRQSKGHLTDSPEEAE; via the exons GTTCAGGGAGCAAGTTTCCGAGGTTGGAAAGAAGTGACTTCACTGTTTAACAAAGATGATGAGCAGCATCTCCTGGAAAGATGTAAATCTCCCAAGTCCAAAGG AACTAACTTACGATTAAAAGAAGAGTTGAAGGCAGAGAAGAAATCTGGATTTTGGGACAATTTGGTTTTAAAACAGAATATACAGTCTAAAAAACCAGATGAAATTGAAGGTTGGGAGCCTCCAAAACTTGCTCTTGAAGACATATCGGCTGACCCTGAGGACACCGTGGGTGGCCACCCATCCTGGTCAGGCTGGGAGGATGACGCCAAGGGCTCGACCAAgtacaccagcctggccagctcTGCAAACAGCTCCAGGTGGAGCCTGCGCTCAGCAGGGAGGCTGGTGAGCATCCGACGGCAGAGTAAAGGCCACCTGACAGACAGCCCGGAGGAGGCGGAGTGA